The window TCGCTTTTTAGGCCTGGGACGGGTGCTGAATGTGGAGGCATCACGCTGAGGCAGAGGAGCAGCTGCACTTCGGTCAATTGTTTTGATCCCCCCGGCGCCATAGCCATACCAGTGGCGCTCAAACGGAATAGAAAAGGATAGACAGATATGACTTTCTCAATCGTCGGGCGATGCGCAAAGACAGGACAACTCGGTATTGCTATCAGCTCATCCAGCATTGCCGTGGGTGCTCGATGCCCCTGGCTCAGCAGCGGTGTCGGCGCCGTTTCCACACAGAACATCACCCTGCCGTCGCTGGGTACGGACGTGCTCCAACTACTGAAACAGGGTCTGTCCCCCGAACAGGCCCTGAGCAAGGCTATTTCCTGCGATGCTTACAGCGCTTACCGGCAGGTAACGGTACTTGACCATCACGGCAATACCGCTCACTTCAGTGGCAGCGAAACACTGGGATGCCACGCCGCCGTTGAAGGAACACAATGCGTTGGTGCCGGCAACATACTGGCGAACGAAAACGTCATCAGCACGCTGGTAGAAACCTTTGAAAACAGCGAGGGCGATCTGGGAGACCGGCTGATCGCGGCCATGCAGGCAGCGGCTTCAGCCGGGGGCGAAGCTGGCCCCGTGCACTCCGCCGCGATGATGATCGTAGATGAGGTCGAATGGCCGGTGGTCAATCTGCGTGTGGATTGGGCAGATGAAAACCCCATTGGTGCACTGTCCCAGCTCTGGGACGACTACAAACCGCAGATGCAAGACTATATCACTCGTGCCCTGGATCCTACCGAGGCCCCCGGTTACGGTGTTCCAGGAGCGGTATAAATGAACAGCAAAGATATTTTGTCGAAGCTTATCGCATTCGATACCACCAGCCGCGAGTCCAATCTGAAACTGATCGGGTTCGTTCAGGACTACCTTGATCAACTCGGAGTGTCCTGCGAACTGATCTTCAACGAGGAACGTAGCAAGGCAAACCTGTTTGCGACGCTGGGGCCGGACGACCGACCGGGAATCGTACTGTCTGGTCACACCGATGTGGTACCGGCAGATGGGCAGAACTGGTCTTTCGAACCCTTCAGACTCAGCGAACATGAAGGCAGGCTTTACGGCCGTGGCACAGCCGACATGAAAAGCTATATTGCATGCGTGCTCGCCGCCGTCCCCGGGATGCTTGATGACGGTCCGCTCAAGGTGCCCGTACACATCGCTCTATCCTACGACGAAGAGGTGGGATGTCTGGGGGTCCGCAGTTTGCTGGAGACACTGGAGCAGCGCACCAATCGACCGAAACTGTGCATCATCGGCGAACCCACCGAACTGAAACCGGTACTCGGCCACAAGGGCAAGCTGGCAATGCGTTGTGACGTCCATGGTGCGGCCTGCCACTCGGCCTACGCACCCGAAGGCGTCAATGCTATCGAGAATGCTGCCGACCTCATCGGCGAGCTAAAACGCATTGGCACTGAACTTCGCAATCCGGAGCTGTGCGATTCCCGCTTTGATCCGCCATTCACTACAGTGCAGACCGGAGTCATCAGCGGCGGCAAAGCACTGAACATCGTCCCCGACAATTGTCGTTTCGACTTCGAGATACGCGCTCTTCCTGCGCAAAACCCCAAAGAGGTTGCGCAAAAGCTGGAGCAATACGCCCTTGAACAGGTGTTGCCGAAAATGCATGCAGTGGATGCCAGCACCGATATTCAGTTTTCGGAGCTGTCATCCTATCCAGGACTGGTCACCAGTGCTGAAAGCGATGCAGCCAGCCTGGTTGCCGAAATCTGTGAATCCGGGGAGTTCTCCACCGTTGCCTTCGGTACCGAGGGTGGACTCTATGATGCGATCGGCATCCCCACGGTAATCTGCGGCCCGGGCAGTATGGATCAAGGGCATAAGCCAGACGAATTCATCACCATAGAACAACTTGAAGCCTGTGACGCGATGCTGGCACGCCTGACCAAACTGCTGCGTGCCTGATCTGTCCCAATCAAATATTCACCCTCCGCTGAACGGACAAAATGAACGGCGCCTTTAAGGCTGTCGACCTTTCGAACTGCCACAGAAACCGGAAAATCACGGTTTGTTTTTTCCTAAGCTCTGGCTTCGAATTGCATGATGTTCAACAGCGGCGGCTTTGCTCAGACTTTACCTGTCGATGCGAGATGTATTCTGAGTGACCGGCCTTTCCGAACGGCTGGCGATACAGAACACATCGGCCAAATAGTCAGGAGCAACCACCTTTAGGATATTCACATGTCAGTGGAAAAAATTAACACCTTAGTGATCGGTGCAGGACAAGCGGGAATTGCCATGAGCGAACACCTGTCCCAGATGGACGTGCCCCACGTGGTACTTGAGCGCAGCCGGATCGCGGAACGCTGGCGCTCAGAGCGTTGGGATTCACTGGTAGCTAATGGTCCCGCCTGGCATGACCGCTTTCCCGGTCTGAAATTTGAAGGAGTGGATCCGGAGGCATTTCCACCGAAAGAGCGAGTGGCGGATTACTTTGAAGACTACGCGAGAATGCTGAACGCTCCTATTCGCACCGGCGTAAATGTCACAAAGGTTGTGCACAACGAGGGTCGCCCCGGCTTCACCGTAACCACCTCAGAGGGCGTTTTCGAAGCCGACAATGTGGTGGCCGCCACTGGCCCGTTCCAGCGCCCCAGATACCCGAATATCATTCCCGAGAGCAGCGGCATCCATCAGCTGCATTCCTCCAGCTACAAAAACCCGGGGCAACTGCCCGAAGGTGCCGTGCTGGTTGTGGGAGCAGGTGCCTCCGGCACTCAGATCGCTGAAGAGTTGCGGCAGTCCGGCAAGAAAGTCTACCTCTCTATCGGCGAGCACTACCGGCCGCCCCGCTCTTACCGTGGCCGAGACTATGTCTGGTGGCTCGGAGCCCTTGGACTATGGGATGAAGTCAAGATCACACCGAAAAAACAGCATGTGGCATTTGCAGTCAGCGGCTACGAAGGTGGCCGCACCGTGGACTTCCGCCGACTGGCTCAAATGGGCGTCAACCTGGTGGGAATTACCAAGTCCTGGAACGAGGGCGTGCTGGAATTCCGGGATGGCCTGACAAAGAATATCGCCGAAGGTGACGAGGCCTATTTTGATGTTCTGCGTGAGGCCGATGCCTACATCGAACAGAACGGGCTGTCCTTCCCGCCAGAACCTGAAGCCTGGGAACTGCTGCCAGATCCGGACTGCCTCAAGCAGCCTGTTCTTAGCCTTAACGTAGAAGAAGCCGGCATCACGACCGTTCTTTGGGCTACAGGCTTCGAGTTTGATTACAGTTGGCTGCAGGTGAACGCGTTCGATAACAACGGGCAGCCATTTCACAAACGTGGCATCAGCGCAGAAAGTGGTATCTACTTCCTCGGCCTGCCGAACCTCGTCAACCGCGCCTCCTCATTTATTTACGGAGTCTGGCATGACGCAAAATACATCGCCGACCATATCGTCATTCAAAACGGTTACATGAATTACGAGAAGCCTTGATATCCCAATAAAGGTGATAGCACCAGCCCGTCAAACACAAGCCGCTTTATCCGCATGATCTGGCGGCTTGTTTTTATCCACGCTTCAAAAGGTAGCGCCAATTTATGGCTGAGATCACCTGTATTGAAGACCTGCGAGTGCTGGCGAAAAAGCGCGTGCCACGCATGTTCTATGACTATGTCGATGGTGGTTCCTGGACCGAATCCACTTACCGTGCCAACGAGACGGATTTTCAACACATCAGGTTTAGGCAACGCGTGGCTTGCGACATCACCCGGCGCACGACCGAAACCACTATGCTTGGCCAACCGGTAGCCATGCCCGTTGCCATTGCACCAACCGGCCTGACCGGAATGCAGCATGCCGATGGCGAAATGCTGGCTGCACGGGCAGCAAAGACCTTCGGCATCCCCTTCACCCTCTCGACCATGAGCATCTGCTCTATCGAAGCAGTCTCTGCAGCAACGGGATTACACCCCTTCTGGTTTCAGGTGTACGTCACCCGGGATCGCAGCTTTACCGCCGACCTGATTGAGCGCGCCCGCCGTGCCCACTGCTCTGCGCTGATGGTAACCATGGATCTACAGGTGTTCGGGCAACGGCACAAAGACATCAGGAACGGGCTCTCCGTGCCACCAAAACCCACACTGGGCAACATCCTGAACATCGCCACCAAATTGCGCTGGTGTATTGGCATGCTGGGCACAAAAAATCGTCAGTTTGGTAATATCCTCGGTCACGCCAAAGGCGTCGACAGTATCTCCTCACTGGTAGACTGGACCAAAGAGCAGTTTGATCCCACCCTGTCCTGGCAGGATGTGGAATGGATCAAAAAACGCTGGGGCGGCAAGCTGATCGTCAAGGGTATTCTCGACCCCGAAGATGCCCGGCGCGCAGTTGAAGCCGGTGCCGATGCAATCGTTGTTTCCAACCATGGAGGCCGACAACTGGACGGCGCACCGTCCTCCATCACCGCATTACCCGCTATTGTCGATGCGGTTGGCAGACAGGTGGAAGTTCACCTGGACGGCGGTATCCGCTCCGGTCAGGATGTTCTCAAGGCAACCGCACTGGGTGCCAAAGGCACCTTTATTGGCCGGGCCATGCTTTATGGGCTGGGCGCACAAGGCGAACAGGGTGTCGCAAGGGCTCTGGATATCATCTACAACGAACTGGACCTGTCTATGGCATTTTGCGGCAAAACCGACATCCGGGAAGTTGATCGAAACATTCTCTTCAAGGAGAACCGGATATCGGATTTTTAAGCGTACCAGTGCGGATTGCTATTTTTTTGGAGCAACCTTGTTAATGGATAATTTAAATACCGTACCCCATATAACGTGCACCACCCTACCAATTGCAGGTTCCATGGCCGCAACAGCCCCCTGTTATAAAGCGCTAAAACCAATCCTTTCGATATGGTTGGCTGATATAGTATCTATTCGAGAGCACCGGGGAAGCCTGGAATCATGCAACTCGGGGGCTTTGTCATCACAATCACGAACGGCCCCAAATGGGGCTCATAGAAATTATTCTTTAACAGAAACTGGCCATGATGGCCTGAAGTCTACTTTTGAACCCTGCAAAAAATGGGGGGTTAGCAGCTGACAGCAATTAGCGAACAGGAGTCGCATGATGAACCGCCTTATCCGCCCCACTCTGCTGGGACTCATTACTCTCTTACTACCCATGTTTTTGTGGGCCGAACCACAGCCACTGGTGTTCTCCCACGTTGTCTCACCCAATACGCCCAAAGGTAAGATGGCGGAGATGTTCAAATCGATGATCGAGAGCAAGATGGGCGACCGGTTCGAGATAGTCATATACCCCAACTCCGATCTGATGGATGACGACGAAGCCGTCTCTGCCATCGCTGAAGGCCGCATTCATTTTGCAGCACCGTCACTGTCCAAATTTGAAGCCTATACCCAGAAACTTAAAGTCTTCGATCTGCCCTTTTTGTTTCGGGACATTGAAGCCGTGAACCGCTTCCAGAAGAGCCCCACCGGCCAGAGCCTGCTGACCAGCATGGACAGCCAGGGCATCCTGGGGCTTGGTTATCTGCACAACGGCCTCAAGCAATTGACCGCCGATCGCCCGTTCACCCAGCCAGGCGACCTGGCTGGTCTGCGTTTTCGCACCATGAACTCGGATGTACTGATCAAACAGTTCGAGCTGCTCAATGCAGAAGCGGTACCCATGGCATTTTCCGAGGTTTATAGCGCGCTCGCCGAACAACGCATTCAGGGGCAGGAAAACACCTGGTCCAACATTTATTCCAAAGCCTTCTACGAACACCAGCCCTATATGATGATATCCAACCACGGCGTACTGGATTACATGCTGATCACAAATTCGGATTTCTGGAAGGAATTGAACGAAGAAGACCGCGACATGTTCCGCTACGCTCTGGAGATGGCGCTGAAATACGGCAACGCTGTGGCCAAGGCTAAAAGCGCCAACGACAAAATTGAACTGACCAGCATGAAAAGCATCTCCGTATTCAAACCCTCAGCCTCCGAGCTGGCCACCTGGCAGACCGCCATGCAACCCTTGTGGGCCAGCTACGAAGATTTGATTGGTGAGAATATTATTCAGGCTGCCCGGCAAGCCAGTCGGCACTAAAGCGGGTACTCAGACAACCAGGCTGACAGAGGGGTACACATGCGGTGAAAGAGCTAGGTATTCAGGTTCGCCGAGTTGGCATTTCGATGAATGTGAATAGTGAAGGAGAGCTGAATTATACCGCCCGCTTTATGTTTGCCGGGGCATTGGCTTTATCTGTCCGGGGAACCATTGATGTGGAGGAATTGATCCTGTCGTGCTCTGGCTGGCTCTGCCGTGCTGCACGAGCGCTGAAAGGCAGAACAACTAGCGTAGACCGGCAACTCGAGAGGGCTTTGCAATGAATTTGGAGGTATACCGAAAGACAGCTCTGGCGACGCCCCTATTGCTATTGGTCGGGTGTGCCGCTTTGCAGTCAGCACCTCACTCACAAACAAAAGATATGCTCGACACCTATCAGCACATGGTGACCGATCTATCAGAGACACCTACGTTTGCAACCTATGAGCGCTACCTATCACAGGAGTTGGTGGAGCAAATTCACTCTGAACTCTCCGGTGACCTGGATCAGCATGTGGAGTTTCTTGCTCCACCGTTCTGGTTTGATGCCGTTTCGAAAACCCATCAGGGCCTCGTCGATGACAGGACCTGCTTGGTTGTTAATGGTGTGTCAGTGGATGGAGAACTTATCAGCGCGGCTCTTGAGTACGTTGATCGGGATGAGATGATGAAGATCAGGGCAGTGGAAATAGGTCTGTACGAGCCTGACGAAAGCTTGCCTGATAACGTATGGTGTCCGGTTCGGGCAGACGAGTTCTAGCAGAGAGTTTACAAGGACAAACGATTTATTGAGTCGCTGCTGTAAAATACCTCAAACTGCCACTCCTGCTACGCGCCTGACTCTGACCAGACGGCATACTCATTGCCAGTTGGATCACTAAAATGAAAACGGCGACCAACTTCGGAATGCCAGCGGAGGAAGCCAGGAACGTTACGTTCTGGCGCCCGGAAAAGCGGTTTTGCCTTGCAGCTTTTTACTGATGTCCTGGAAGAATGACTGGTTACAAGCTCACTCAAAAACCGGCCTCATAAAACTGCGCTCACAGCTCAGTACACAGCGAGTGTCCTCGGCGTATCTGAACGCAGCCTGACACTCCGAATCTTTAAGTGAGGCCTCACGATATTGTTCGTAGGCTGCCAACGACTCGAAAGTAAACAACGCAAGCGCGACATTGTTAGCGCCCTCGGACGGCAGGAAATATCCATGATGCTGACCTCCAAATTTCCGGACCAGAGGTATCCACATTTTGGAATAGCGTTCAAACTCCGGAACTTTGTAGGGATCTATAATGTATTTCAGATAACAGGTTACCACTGGAACTCCTTTTTATTCATTGCCTTATAACTCCCCGCATCAGCAGGTAGCGTCACATCATCCACCGGCAACCCGAACATCTTCCCGGACACCTGAAGAGATTAAGGTCTTCATTTGATTGCCGAAACACCATCAATTTCAGTGACTGTAGACGCATTAGCACGTTCAATAATTTTAACTAACGCCGACTGGACAGCCTCATCTTCCCGGATATCAGATTCGCTTTTAAATCTCTGCTCTTGTGGTTCCGCACCTTCTTCCAGGGTAAATGAAACAACCACTTCAGTTGCACATTCCGGTGTTTTTCCAAAGTACTCTAATGCTATCTCTGGATAACCAGAGAAGCCCTTTTTAACTTGTTTTGATATACGCTTTTTTGCTTTATCCACATTCATAATTGAACTCTTATGGCAGTACAGGTATCTCGTGCATTTCCCGGCGTTTTCCCAGCCACATAATGAAAAGTCCAGACATGACAACCAATATCGACCCGAACAGAATCCCAGGCGTCAGCACTTCATCAAAAAATAAAAATCCCAAGGCTATACCAAACAGAAGCCGGGTGTAGCGAAAGGGTGTAACAGCGGAAACTTCCCCTGTTTTCATGGCCTTCATCAAACAAGAATAACCTATTACCCCCACCATGATACTGCCCATTACTGCCAGAGATGCTTCGCTCTCAGGAATAACCAATGGGGTATCTGCCCAGATGGAGTAAAGCACCCCCGACACGACCACCGACAAGAACCCGTATAGGCCAAGAAGCGATGTTCCAATGGTCGCTGGGGCTGCCCTGCTTGCGAGATCACGACCAGCAAAACCGATCATCCCGATTATCGCTAACAGAGACAATTCGGAGAAGCCGTCCGTGCCTGGCTGGACTATAACGATCACACCCAGGAGCCCCAGAATAATGGCTGCCCATCTATGCCAGCCCACTTTTTCGCCAAACACCAGAGCGGCACCAGCAACCACAACGAGAGGTGTTGCCTGCAAGATTACCGTTGCCGCAGACAGTGGGATCAAAGCAATGGCAAGTACGTAAAAAAGACGTCCTGTTATCTCGAAGCCCACCCGTATCAGCATAGGGCGAGATAAAACATCCGGAATAAAAAGAGGCTCACGATTAAAGTAAAGCATACCAATATAAATCAACATGCCACCCAGACCGAAAAGGATAAGCACCTCCCCTATCGGAAGCGTCCTGGTTGCCACTTTAATAAAGGCGTCCTCAACGGCGAATGCCCCCATAGAAGCAACCATCCAAAGGCTACCTGCCAGATTTTTCCTGCCTGTTTCAGTACGTTCCGTGCGCTCCAAATCCTACAGCCCCATAAAAAACACACTGTTAAAAGGCTTCCATTTACTTGCCACATAACGCTGAACTACTCGACAGCCCGGCAGGGAGACCCGGTGGACGACCACCAGACCGGGGCCGGATATTTTTTGCTGGTTAAATACCATAAGCCCGCTCTACCTTAGCAACCCGGACCTTGAATTCCGAATACCAGGTTTTATGGCCCAGACGCTGGGCTTCAAGGTGTTCAGCATTTTTCTTCCAGTTCCTGATAGCTTCCTCGCTGGCCCAGTACGAAACGGTGATACCAACATCCTCGCGGGCTGACTCGATACCAAGAAATCCATCCTGCCGGGCTGCCAGTTCTACCATTCTGTCAGCCATAGCACCGTAACCATGGTCACTATCCGTACGAACAGAACTAAAAATCACCGCGTAATATGGCGGGGTCGGAGTTTTAGCGATTCCTGACATGAGTTCCTCCTGGCATTTAACGCTTGCATCATACGCGCCCATGGAATGGAGCCGAAGGCACAATGCAGTGGGCGTCGCCATACCTGCGCGGGCTATGCTTTGAATCAACTCCCAAGATTCAACTTCATTTCCAACAGAGAGCCTCGAAAGCCAAACTTCTCGTAAGCTCGAACCGCAGAATTATTCTCCGCGTACACATCAAGATAGAAGTCCGTCACTCCTCGTTGCTGGCCCCAGTTGACCAAATCTTGCAAGATAACCCTGTTTAGCCCGAGCCCTCTGTACTCCTCTGCCACATACATGAAGCCCAAATATCCATGATTATCGTGGTCCAGGGCGGGCTTTGAGTGGCGTATTTGAACGTACCCTGTAGCGACAATGTCGCCAGAAACTTCTCCAACAACCAACCTACTATCACGATCTGAAATCAGCTTTTCGATGTCATAGTAATAGGCGTCTTTCTTTTTAAGCGACGTGTTATAAGGTCGCTCTGCGTCAACCACTTTCTGTTCCAGTGTAACAAGAGAACGGTAGTCGTCACCCCTTGCTTCCCGCAGGATCAACTCATCTAAATTCATCATTACTCCAGTTTCGATAACTCAGGATCATACGCCTGCATAAACGGCGACTTTTACGCAACGAAGCGAAGAAAAAGCCTCCCGGTGGGGGCCCATCAGGCCGGAACGAGTTTAATGGTTAGGCAACTGTGGCACGCCACTGAGAAGGTCTGATTGAACGTCCAATAGAAAACCAGTTCCGCCCTTATTTTCGAAGACATCAAAACGAGCCATCAGAACTGACGATGCTTTGCGAGAGGCAAACCATTAGCCTCAACATATGCGTTCGAGCTTACGAGGGCATTGGCATTATCTTTCTGCCAACTCTCTTGCTTATAAAGTTTCACGGCTTCGGCGATCCCAGCTTCTGCCGACCGCGATACATTAATTCCCAAAACCTTAGCCTCTTTGAGAAGGGCGCTGTCCAGCGATAGGTTTGTTGGCTTTCGTATGAATTTGGTGGTTTCAGCGGCGTGCATGGCTCAGTCCTCATAAGAAATCACACACCAATAATATGCGCATACTCTATGCCCATCTACCCTGCAGTTTTAGTGCTGGCACAAGAGAATTCTCGGGGTCAGTAGCATAACGCTTGGCTTTGCAGCGGCGAGCGTAGCGAGTCCGGCGCCGATAGGCGCTAACTGCCACGGTTTGTTATGTGATAACTGCTCACTCTGGCAGCCCCTCGAATTCTGGCAAGTCCCCTAACCCCTCGTCCCAAACAGCTTTGCTAGATGTAAAGATGTGAGCTGTTGGCGAGATTGATAC is drawn from Marinobacter sp. ANT_B65 and contains these coding sequences:
- a CDS encoding DMT family transporter — its product is MERTERTETGRKNLAGSLWMVASMGAFAVEDAFIKVATRTLPIGEVLILFGLGGMLIYIGMLYFNREPLFIPDVLSRPMLIRVGFEITGRLFYVLAIALIPLSAATVILQATPLVVVAGAALVFGEKVGWHRWAAIILGLLGVIVIVQPGTDGFSELSLLAIIGMIGFAGRDLASRAAPATIGTSLLGLYGFLSVVVSGVLYSIWADTPLVIPESEASLAVMGSIMVGVIGYSCLMKAMKTGEVSAVTPFRYTRLLFGIALGFLFFDEVLTPGILFGSILVVMSGLFIMWLGKRREMHEIPVLP
- a CDS encoding alpha-hydroxy acid oxidase — protein: MAEITCIEDLRVLAKKRVPRMFYDYVDGGSWTESTYRANETDFQHIRFRQRVACDITRRTTETTMLGQPVAMPVAIAPTGLTGMQHADGEMLAARAAKTFGIPFTLSTMSICSIEAVSAATGLHPFWFQVYVTRDRSFTADLIERARRAHCSALMVTMDLQVFGQRHKDIRNGLSVPPKPTLGNILNIATKLRWCIGMLGTKNRQFGNILGHAKGVDSISSLVDWTKEQFDPTLSWQDVEWIKKRWGGKLIVKGILDPEDARRAVEAGADAIVVSNHGGRQLDGAPSSITALPAIVDAVGRQVEVHLDGGIRSGQDVLKATALGAKGTFIGRAMLYGLGAQGEQGVARALDIIYNELDLSMAFCGKTDIREVDRNILFKENRISDF
- a CDS encoding type II toxin-antitoxin system CcdA family antitoxin encodes the protein MHAAETTKFIRKPTNLSLDSALLKEAKVLGINVSRSAEAGIAEAVKLYKQESWQKDNANALVSSNAYVEANGLPLAKHRQF
- the argE gene encoding acetylornithine deacetylase: MNSKDILSKLIAFDTTSRESNLKLIGFVQDYLDQLGVSCELIFNEERSKANLFATLGPDDRPGIVLSGHTDVVPADGQNWSFEPFRLSEHEGRLYGRGTADMKSYIACVLAAVPGMLDDGPLKVPVHIALSYDEEVGCLGVRSLLETLEQRTNRPKLCIIGEPTELKPVLGHKGKLAMRCDVHGAACHSAYAPEGVNAIENAADLIGELKRIGTELRNPELCDSRFDPPFTTVQTGVISGGKALNIVPDNCRFDFEIRALPAQNPKEVAQKLEQYALEQVLPKMHAVDASTDIQFSELSSYPGLVTSAESDAASLVAEICESGEFSTVAFGTEGGLYDAIGIPTVICGPGSMDQGHKPDEFITIEQLEACDAMLARLTKLLRA
- a CDS encoding GNAT family N-acetyltransferase is translated as MMNLDELILREARGDDYRSLVTLEQKVVDAERPYNTSLKKKDAYYYDIEKLISDRDSRLVVGEVSGDIVATGYVQIRHSKPALDHDNHGYLGFMYVAEEYRGLGLNRVILQDLVNWGQQRGVTDFYLDVYAENNSAVRAYEKFGFRGSLLEMKLNLGS
- a CDS encoding flavin-containing monooxygenase, with product MSVEKINTLVIGAGQAGIAMSEHLSQMDVPHVVLERSRIAERWRSERWDSLVANGPAWHDRFPGLKFEGVDPEAFPPKERVADYFEDYARMLNAPIRTGVNVTKVVHNEGRPGFTVTTSEGVFEADNVVAATGPFQRPRYPNIIPESSGIHQLHSSSYKNPGQLPEGAVLVVGAGASGTQIAEELRQSGKKVYLSIGEHYRPPRSYRGRDYVWWLGALGLWDEVKITPKKQHVAFAVSGYEGGRTVDFRRLAQMGVNLVGITKSWNEGVLEFRDGLTKNIAEGDEAYFDVLREADAYIEQNGLSFPPEPEAWELLPDPDCLKQPVLSLNVEEAGITTVLWATGFEFDYSWLQVNAFDNNGQPFHKRGISAESGIYFLGLPNLVNRASSFIYGVWHDAKYIADHIVIQNGYMNYEKP
- a CDS encoding NIPSNAP family protein, yielding MVTCYLKYIIDPYKVPEFERYSKMWIPLVRKFGGQHHGYFLPSEGANNVALALFTFESLAAYEQYREASLKDSECQAAFRYAEDTRCVLSCERSFMRPVFE
- a CDS encoding DctP family TRAP transporter solute-binding subunit, which encodes MMNRLIRPTLLGLITLLLPMFLWAEPQPLVFSHVVSPNTPKGKMAEMFKSMIESKMGDRFEIVIYPNSDLMDDDEAVSAIAEGRIHFAAPSLSKFEAYTQKLKVFDLPFLFRDIEAVNRFQKSPTGQSLLTSMDSQGILGLGYLHNGLKQLTADRPFTQPGDLAGLRFRTMNSDVLIKQFELLNAEAVPMAFSEVYSALAEQRIQGQENTWSNIYSKAFYEHQPYMMISNHGVLDYMLITNSDFWKELNEEDRDMFRYALEMALKYGNAVAKAKSANDKIELTSMKSISVFKPSASELATWQTAMQPLWASYEDLIGENIIQAARQASRH
- a CDS encoding antibiotic biosynthesis monooxygenase family protein: MSGIAKTPTPPYYAVIFSSVRTDSDHGYGAMADRMVELAARQDGFLGIESAREDVGITVSYWASEEAIRNWKKNAEHLEAQRLGHKTWYSEFKVRVAKVERAYGI
- a CDS encoding DUF1028 domain-containing protein; this translates as MTFSIVGRCAKTGQLGIAISSSSIAVGARCPWLSSGVGAVSTQNITLPSLGTDVLQLLKQGLSPEQALSKAISCDAYSAYRQVTVLDHHGNTAHFSGSETLGCHAAVEGTQCVGAGNILANENVISTLVETFENSEGDLGDRLIAAMQAAASAGGEAGPVHSAAMMIVDEVEWPVVNLRVDWADENPIGALSQLWDDYKPQMQDYITRALDPTEAPGYGVPGAV